One segment of Castanea sativa cultivar Marrone di Chiusa Pesio chromosome 3, ASM4071231v1 DNA contains the following:
- the LOC142628803 gene encoding uncharacterized protein LOC142628803, which yields MYNGRTDPVEHVSHFNQRMVVHSKNEALMCKAFPSSLGPVPMRWFDGLGLGSIDSFKELTQAFGSRFITCSRVSQPLDSLLSMTMQEGETLKAFIDRYWEMFNETDEDFDDVTIRIFKVGLSAEHGLRKSLTGKPVSSVHQLMDRINKYKRVEED from the coding sequence atgtataatggtCGAACTGACCCTGTGGAGCATGTaagccattttaatcagaggatggttGTGCACTCGAAGAATGAGGCTTTGATGTGCAAGGCCTTCCCATCCAGCTTAGGGCCCGTCccgatgaggtggtttgatggtcTGGGATTAGGGTCTATTGATTCCTTTAAGGAACTTACCCAAGCGTTTGGATCTCGctttattacatgcagtagagtcTCTCAGCCTTTGGACTCTTTGTTGTCTATGACCATGCAAGAGGGTGAAACCTTAAAAGCATTCAtagacaggtattgggagatgtttaatgagactGATGAGGATTTTGATGATGTGACCATAAGAATTTTCAAGGTCGGCTTATCGGCCGAGCATGGTTTGAGGAAGTCGTTAACTGGGAAACCGGTTAGTAGTGTGCACCAGCTCATGGACCGGATTAATAAGTATAAACGAGTTGAGGAGGACTAG